One segment of Pangasianodon hypophthalmus isolate fPanHyp1 chromosome 10, fPanHyp1.pri, whole genome shotgun sequence DNA contains the following:
- the lgals8b gene encoding galectin-8 isoform X2: protein MVVVQGCVLNHADRFQFDLTCGSSTKPRADIAFHFNPRFRSSPCIVCNSLQQGSWGREEILDQMPFKQGASFETIILVQEDVYKVAVNGAHVLEYQHRIPLHRVDTFSVSGKVQIQAIGYVPSSAIFSESGDLSIPYRGSILKGLSPGQHITIKGHVSLFPHSFSVNLRCSESKNIALHLNARIKSGTLIRNSFLSESWGPEEIELTYFPFTAGKYFEIIILCQTHQFKIAVNGEHLLEYRHRVQDLSSITQLEVLGDLDLQDIKLW, encoded by the exons GTTCCAGTTTGACCTGACCTGTGGCAGCAGCACGAAGCCCCGAGCTGACATCGCTTTCCACTTCAACCCCCGCTTCAGGAGCTCTCCGTGCATCGTTTGCAACTCCTTACAGCAAGGTAGCTGGGGCAGAGAGGAGATTCTCGATCAGATGCCCTTTAAGCAAGGAGCGTCCTTTGAGACAATCATTCTAGTACAGGAAGATGTGTACAAG GTGGCAGTAAACGGAGCTCATGTCCTGGAGTATCAGCACAGAATCCCTCTGCACAGGGTCGACACGTTCTCCGTATCAGGAAAAGTTCAAATACAAGCCATTGGCTATGTCCCAAGCTCA GCAATATTTTCAGAATCAGGTGATTTG AGTATACCCTACAGGGGCAGTATACTTAAAGGGCTCAGTCCTGGACAGCACATTACAATTAAGGGCCACGTCAGCTTATTTCCTCACAG tttctctgtaaaCCTGAGGTGCAGCGAGTCAAAAAACATCGCCCTACACCTGAACGCACGGATCAAATCAGGCACGCTGATCCGCAACTCTTTCTTAAGCGAGTCTTGGGGACCGGAGGAGATAGAGCTGACATACTTCCCGTTCACAGCTGGGAAATACTTTGAG ATCATCATCCTGTGCCAGACTCACCAGTTTAAAATCGCTGTGAACGGAGAGCATCTGCTGGAGTACAGACACCGAGTGCAGGACCTGAGCTCCATCACCCAGCTGGAGGTCCTCGGAGACCTGGACTTACAGGACATTAAGCTCTGGTGA